Proteins from one Ipomoea triloba cultivar NCNSP0323 chromosome 1, ASM357664v1 genomic window:
- the LOC115995636 gene encoding thaumatin-like protein 1: MSPTFASCLLFFILIVEGARGATFMLINRCGYTVWPGILANAGSAGLDTTGFELAPGGSRGFQVTASWSGRIWGRTGCNFDAASGQGSCATGDCGSNQVECNGAGATPPATLAEFTIGSSGANNKDFYDVSLVDGYNLPMQVEAVGGSGACGSTGCASDVNRICPKELRSGDGLACRSACDAFGNPEYCCSGAYGSPSTCQPSMYSEMFKNACPRSYSYAYDDATSTFTCSGADYRITFCPSSTSGQQKSSSSLPAPAGASSASGPPAAEDSGPQDGIVFGNSWLGFITGDSSTTMSHFALHSKSPLTSAVAFFILSFLHLLLVL; the protein is encoded by the exons ATGTCACCAACTTTTGCTTCTTGTCTGTTGTTCTTCATCCTCATTGTCGAAG GTGCTAGAGGAGCGACTTTTATGTTGATCAACAGATGCGGTTACACGGTATGGCCGGGAATTCTGGCCAATGCCGGCAGTGCCGGATTGGATACCACCGGATTCGAGCTTGCTCCGGGGGGTTCGCGGGGGTTTCAGGTGACGGCGAGTTGGTCCGGCCGGATTTGGGGGAGAACCGGCTGTAATTTCGACGCCGCCAGTGGACAGGGAAGCTGCGCCACCGGCGACTGCGGCTCCAATCAGGTGGAATGCAATGGCGCCGGCGCAACACCTCCGGCGACTCTAGCGGAGTTCACGATCGGGAGTTCCGGCGCTAATAATAAGGACTTCTATGACGTCAGCCTGGTGGACGGTTACAACTTGCCAATGCAAGTGGAAGCCGTTGGCGGGAGTGGAGCGTGCGGCTCGACCGGCTGCGCCTCGGACGTGAACCGGATTTGCCCGAAGGAGCTCCGGTCCGGGGACGGGCTCGCATGCAGAAGCGCGTGCGACGCATTCGGCAACCCGGAATACTGTTGCAGCGGCGCGTACGGCTCACCTTCGACATGTCAGCCGTCGATGTACTCGGAAATGTTCAAAAATGCATGCCCCAGATCTTATAGCTACGCCTACGATGACGCCACAAGTACTTTTACGTGCTCAGGCGCAGATTATAGAATTACATTCtgcccctcaagcacaag TGGGCAGCAAAAGTCTTCATCGTCGTTGCCGGCGCCAGCAGGAGCATCGTCGGCGAGTGGACCTCCGGCGGCGGAGGATTCGGGGCCGCAGGATGGAATTGTGTTTGGGAATTCATGGTTGGGATTCATAACGGGAGATTCATCGACGACAATGTCGCACTTTGCCTTGCATTCCAAGTCTCCGCTGACCTCAGCTGTTGCCTTTTTTATTCTCTCCTTTCTTCACTTGCTCTTAGTATTATGA